One window from the genome of Streptomyces sp. NBC_01476 encodes:
- a CDS encoding LLM class flavin-dependent oxidoreductase, translated as MSHPSPDSSAVPLSVLDLSPIPSGSTPAQAVRNTVDLARRAEEAGYARYWLAEHHLATGVAGISPALLIQLVAAATERIRVGAGAVQLGHRTPLSVVEEFGLLDALFPGRIDLGLGRSGFRKPGAAGAAPPPPPKPRQVADRWTPEGLLIPAPFDISSLIGSPLLTRYIQLVQFPGADLPEYRDQVDQIQALIRGDYRTPEGLEAHALPGEGADLQLWILGSSAGASAQAAGALGLPFGANYHVSPAAVLEAVEAYRKAFVPSDVLDRPHVLVSADVVVAEDDATARHLASPYGLWVHSIRSGRGAIPFPTPEEAAAHEWTDVERGLVDDRIRTQFTGSPQTVAAKLRVLQQATGADELLVTTITHDHQDRVRSLTLLADEWHH; from the coding sequence ATGAGCCACCCGTCCCCGGACTCCTCCGCCGTACCCCTGTCGGTTCTCGATCTGTCGCCGATCCCGTCGGGCAGCACGCCGGCGCAGGCAGTGCGCAACACCGTCGACCTGGCCCGGCGGGCGGAGGAAGCCGGCTATGCCCGCTACTGGCTGGCCGAGCACCATCTGGCCACCGGAGTCGCGGGCATCTCGCCCGCGCTGCTGATCCAGCTGGTCGCGGCGGCCACCGAGCGGATCAGGGTCGGGGCGGGCGCGGTGCAGCTCGGGCACCGCACCCCGCTGTCGGTGGTGGAGGAGTTCGGCCTGCTGGACGCGCTCTTCCCCGGCCGGATCGACCTGGGGCTCGGCCGGTCGGGTTTCCGCAAGCCCGGGGCGGCCGGCGCCGCCCCGCCGCCACCGCCGAAGCCCCGGCAGGTGGCCGACCGGTGGACGCCGGAGGGGCTGCTGATACCGGCGCCGTTCGACATCAGCTCGCTGATCGGTTCGCCGCTGCTCACCCGGTACATCCAGCTGGTGCAGTTCCCCGGCGCCGACCTGCCGGAGTACCGCGACCAGGTGGACCAGATCCAGGCGCTGATCCGCGGTGACTACCGCACCCCGGAGGGTCTGGAGGCGCACGCGCTGCCCGGCGAGGGAGCCGATCTGCAGCTGTGGATCCTGGGCAGCAGCGCCGGGGCCAGCGCGCAGGCCGCGGGTGCGCTCGGGCTGCCGTTCGGGGCGAATTACCACGTCAGTCCGGCCGCGGTCCTGGAGGCGGTCGAGGCGTACCGCAAGGCGTTCGTCCCCTCCGACGTGCTGGACCGGCCGCATGTGCTGGTCTCCGCGGATGTCGTGGTGGCCGAGGACGACGCCACCGCGCGGCACCTCGCGTCGCCCTACGGGCTGTGGGTGCACAGCATCCGCTCCGGGCGGGGCGCGATCCCCTTCCCGACCCCGGAGGAGGCCGCGGCGCACGAGTGGACCGACGTGGAGCGCGGGTTGGTCGACGACCGCATCCGTACCCAGTTCACGGGTTCGCCGCAGACCGTCGCCGCGAAGCTGCGGGTCCTTCAACAGGCCACCGGCGCGGACGAGTTGCTCGTCACCACGATCACCCACGACCACCAGGACCGCGTCCGTTCCCTCACCCTCCTCGCCGACGAATGGCACCACTGA
- the ligD gene encoding non-homologous end-joining DNA ligase — MPITEIEGRRITLSHLDRVLWPGTGTTKGELLHYYASVADTLLPYVRGRAASFVRTPDGVEGQRFFQKRPPAGTPDWVTVAETVRHNGELMDQVQVNDLATLMWAANLGCVEIHIHQWPAGAPERADRLVLDLDPGEGRTVIDCCRVALLLRDRLAEDGIEAWAKTSGAKGMHLLAAVKGATPKSTSAYARHIAQELQTGHRDLVVATMAKADRTGRVFIDWSQNAARKTTAAPYTVRAQRVPGVSAPLSWAEVAAAGDPRELALTIKDVPGRIADQGDPLAALLDPGRAARLPD; from the coding sequence ATGCCGATCACCGAGATCGAGGGCCGCCGGATCACCCTCAGCCACCTCGACCGGGTGCTCTGGCCCGGTACCGGCACCACCAAGGGCGAACTGCTCCACTACTACGCGAGCGTCGCGGACACCCTGCTGCCTTACGTCCGCGGCCGGGCGGCGAGCTTCGTACGCACTCCCGACGGGGTGGAGGGCCAGCGCTTCTTCCAGAAACGGCCGCCCGCCGGTACGCCCGACTGGGTGACCGTCGCCGAGACCGTCCGCCACAACGGTGAGCTGATGGACCAGGTGCAGGTGAACGACCTGGCCACCTTGATGTGGGCGGCCAACCTCGGCTGCGTGGAGATCCACATCCACCAGTGGCCGGCCGGTGCGCCCGAGCGCGCCGACCGGCTGGTACTGGACCTGGACCCCGGCGAGGGCCGCACCGTGATCGACTGCTGCCGGGTCGCGCTGCTGCTGCGGGACCGGCTCGCCGAGGACGGCATCGAGGCATGGGCCAAGACCAGCGGCGCCAAGGGCATGCACCTGCTCGCCGCGGTCAAGGGCGCGACGCCGAAGTCCACCAGCGCCTACGCCCGGCACATCGCGCAGGAGCTCCAGACCGGCCACCGCGACCTCGTGGTGGCGACCATGGCGAAGGCCGACCGGACCGGCCGGGTGTTCATCGACTGGTCGCAGAACGCCGCGCGCAAGACGACCGCTGCGCCCTACACCGTACGGGCGCAGCGGGTGCCTGGGGTCTCCGCGCCGCTGTCCTGGGCGGAAGTGGCCGCCGCGGGCGATCCGCGCGAGCTGGCGCTGACCATCAAGGACGTGCCGGGGCGCATCGCCGACCAGGGAGATCCGCTCGCCGCACTGCTCGACCCGGGCCGCGCGGCGCGCCTGCCGGACTGA
- a CDS encoding TetR/AcrR family transcriptional regulator: MTTTTSKASSRDRLLDAAAELFYREGVSTGIDALCKAAGVSKRSMYQLFESKDAVIAAALERQGPRLSALLLPPPGVPERPRARMLHVFERLEEAALEADYCGCPYLATQVELKDPGHAASIVAARAKEEMAEFFRTEAERGGAADPRLLARQLVLVYDGASARAGIKADTLEGLAVVTASALIDAAGVRA; the protein is encoded by the coding sequence ATGACCACGACGACATCCAAGGCGTCCTCCCGCGACCGGCTGCTCGACGCGGCGGCGGAGCTCTTCTACCGCGAGGGCGTCAGCACCGGCATCGACGCGCTCTGCAAGGCCGCCGGGGTGTCCAAGCGGTCGATGTACCAGCTGTTCGAGAGCAAGGACGCGGTGATCGCGGCGGCACTGGAACGGCAGGGGCCGCGGCTGAGCGCCCTGCTGCTGCCGCCGCCCGGCGTCCCGGAGCGCCCCAGGGCCCGCATGCTGCACGTCTTCGAACGCCTGGAGGAGGCCGCGCTCGAAGCGGACTACTGCGGCTGCCCGTACCTGGCCACGCAGGTCGAACTGAAGGACCCCGGGCACGCGGCCAGCATCGTCGCCGCCCGCGCCAAGGAGGAGATGGCGGAGTTCTTCCGCACCGAGGCCGAACGCGGCGGGGCCGCCGACCCGCGGCTCCTGGCCCGCCAGCTGGTCCTGGTCTACGACGGGGCGAGTGCCAGGGCCGGCATCAAGGCGGACACGCTGGAGGGGCTGGCGGTGGTCACGGCGTCGGCGCTGATCGACGCGGCCGGGGTGAGGGCCTGA
- a CDS encoding NtaA/DmoA family FMN-dependent monooxygenase (This protein belongs to a clade of FMN-dependent monooxygenases, within a broader family of flavin-dependent oxidoreductases, the luciferase-like monooxygenase (LMM) family, some of whose members use coenzyme F420 rather than FMN.) — MSTPEPRQIHLAAHFPGVNNTTVWSDPAAGSHIEFSSFAHFARTAERAKFDFLFLAEGLRLREQGGEIYDLDVVGRPDTFTVLAALAAVTERIGLTGTINSTFNEPYEVARQFASLDHLSAGRAAWNVVTSWDAFTGENFRRGGFLAQSDRYTRAQRFLETGGELFDSWRGDEIVADKESGRFLTDPAAGAFRHKDEHFDIAGRFNVPRSPQGRPVIFQAGDSDEGREFAASSADAIFSRYAELEAGQAFYRDVKGRLERYGRTPDEVLILPAATFVLGDTDAEAQEKAHQVRRSQVSGQTAIKLLEQVWNRDLSAYDPEGPLPQIDPDPGEHTVARGRASVRSVRDPLATAREWRELAAAEKLSIRDLIIKTSARQTFIGSPRTVAGTINSFVQAGAADGFILVPHVTPGGLDEFADTVVPLLQERGVFRHDYAGTTLRDHLGLRTPHPGDAVRRATAS; from the coding sequence ATGAGCACACCCGAGCCCCGTCAGATCCATCTCGCCGCGCACTTCCCCGGTGTCAACAACACCACCGTGTGGAGCGACCCGGCGGCGGGCAGCCACATCGAGTTCAGCTCCTTCGCCCACTTCGCCCGGACCGCGGAGCGTGCCAAGTTCGACTTCCTCTTCCTCGCCGAGGGCCTGCGGCTGCGGGAACAGGGCGGCGAGATCTACGACCTGGACGTGGTCGGCCGCCCCGACACCTTCACCGTGCTCGCCGCACTCGCCGCCGTCACCGAACGGATCGGGCTGACCGGCACCATCAACTCCACCTTCAACGAGCCCTACGAGGTGGCCCGCCAGTTCGCCTCCCTGGACCACCTGTCGGCCGGCCGCGCCGCCTGGAACGTCGTCACCTCCTGGGACGCCTTCACCGGTGAGAACTTCCGGCGCGGCGGCTTCCTCGCCCAGAGCGACCGCTACACCCGGGCCCAGCGGTTCCTGGAGACCGGGGGTGAGCTCTTCGACTCCTGGCGCGGTGACGAGATCGTCGCGGACAAGGAGTCCGGCCGTTTCCTCACCGACCCGGCGGCCGGCGCCTTCCGGCACAAGGACGAGCACTTCGACATCGCCGGCCGGTTCAACGTCCCGCGCAGCCCGCAGGGCAGGCCGGTGATCTTCCAGGCCGGCGACTCCGACGAGGGCCGGGAGTTCGCCGCCTCGTCCGCCGACGCGATCTTCAGCCGGTACGCGGAACTGGAGGCCGGACAGGCGTTCTACCGCGACGTCAAGGGCCGGCTGGAGCGGTACGGGCGCACCCCCGACGAAGTGCTCATCCTGCCGGCCGCCACGTTCGTCCTCGGCGACACCGACGCGGAGGCGCAGGAGAAGGCGCATCAGGTGCGGCGCAGCCAGGTCAGCGGCCAGACCGCGATCAAGCTGCTGGAACAGGTCTGGAACCGGGACCTGTCGGCGTACGACCCGGAGGGCCCGCTGCCGCAGATCGATCCCGACCCGGGCGAGCACACGGTGGCGCGGGGCCGGGCCAGCGTACGCAGCGTCCGCGACCCGCTGGCCACCGCCCGGGAGTGGCGGGAGCTGGCGGCGGCCGAGAAACTCTCCATCCGCGATCTGATCATCAAGACCAGCGCCCGCCAGACGTTCATCGGGTCACCGCGGACGGTGGCCGGGACGATCAACTCCTTTGTGCAGGCCGGGGCGGCCGACGGCTTCATCCTCGTCCCGCATGTCACCCCCGGCGGCCTGGACGAGTTCGCCGACACGGTCGTACCGCTGCTCCAGGAGCGCGGCGTCTTCCGGCACGACTACGCCGGTACGACGCTCCGCGACCACCTGGGACTGCGCACCCCGCACCCCGGTGACGCGGTACGCCGGGCAACCGCGTCCTGA
- a CDS encoding ABC transporter ATP-binding protein yields MAATAGWVRRLGGYCLRHRADLYTAFLGAVLAATATATLPLVLRHVVDGVAAGTTGSLAPWTALLACLGALRFGASFTRRYRAGRLSLGVQYDLRNDAFAALLRLGGAQQDNLRTGQIVSRSISDITLIQTLLQFLPNMTGNALMFLISLVFMAVLSPLLTLVALVVGPLLWLIALRSRRDLFPANWHAQQEAAEVASTVEATVTGVRVVKGFGQEQRELAGLERRARTLFSSRLRVVRCTSRYNPALQAVPALGQVAVLALGGWLALHGRISLGTFLAFTSYLGSFVTPVRQVATLLTVWQQARAGTERVLEVIDEAPVITDVPDARELPPEPPALSWQDVTFGYGHAAPLLRGLSLDIAAGETVALIGPAGSGKSTAAALLPRFYDVPAGAVRVGGTDVRELRLASLRSRIGFVFEESLLLSDTVRANIAYGDPDASEQRIREAARIARADEFIENLPQGYDTVVGEQGLTLSGGQRQRVALARALLVDPAVLVLDDATSAIDARVESEIHTALREATRRPTTLIVAHRRSTLELADRIALLDGGRVVDTGTMDELRARSALFRSLLTAAEVPEPGDSPAPGDQPAAQDVPAAPAAAEPLPADEEDLVAAPAVTAALWRRPDTDGPGRQEGTTLRAAQMMATAAATAGRGRGPGGSVLGAAPPTPELLAALARMPLPAGDPDVPTEETRAADPHFGLGALIRPFRVALLLGLVLVALDALAQIMVPILVRQGVDDGVSRHSGSVLLIAAGAAAAVVATDWVISIAQLRTTGRTGERLLYTLRVKTYAQLQRLGLDYYERELGGRIMTRMTTDVDALSNFLQTGLITAVVSLLTVLGVLVTLLVIDAGLAVVLLCALPPLIGSTALFRHYSVPAYHEARERVSAVNANLQENVTAIRVTQAFRREERNARDFAVLAWGFRDSRLRAQRYMGTFFPFVEFLGTLSTAAVLVVGAGQVRSGTLTAGTLIAFLLYVDLFFSPIQQLSQVFDGYQQAVVGLGRLRTLMRTPTGTPVAEHPLPVEGLRGGIEFDQVSFGYTGTGGQEVLHGVDLRIAPGETVALVGATGAGKSTVMKLIARFYDPTSGAVRVDGHDLRELDLPGYRRRLGVVPQEAHLFSGTVRDAIAYGRPEASDAEVEAAAKAVGAHEMVAALPLGYLQPVGERGRSLSAGQRQLLALARAELVDPDVLLLDEATASLDLATESRVAAATDALTRRRTTLVVAHRLTTAARADRVVVIDHGTVVESGTHAGLLAAQGPYRKLWDAFRQTGGGATVDQLAADSAVTTAGG; encoded by the coding sequence GTGGCGGCGACGGCCGGCTGGGTCCGCAGACTCGGCGGTTACTGTCTGCGGCACCGTGCCGACCTGTACACCGCCTTCCTCGGCGCGGTGCTCGCGGCGACTGCCACCGCCACCCTCCCCCTGGTCCTGCGGCACGTCGTGGACGGCGTGGCGGCCGGCACCACCGGTTCCCTGGCGCCCTGGACGGCGCTGCTCGCCTGCCTGGGCGCGCTGCGCTTCGGCGCCAGTTTCACCCGCCGCTACCGGGCCGGCCGCCTCTCCCTCGGCGTGCAGTACGACCTGCGCAACGACGCCTTCGCCGCCCTGCTGCGGCTCGGCGGCGCCCAGCAGGACAACCTGCGGACCGGACAGATCGTCAGCCGCTCGATCTCCGACATCACCCTCATCCAGACGCTGCTGCAGTTCCTGCCGAACATGACAGGCAACGCGCTGATGTTCCTGATCTCGCTGGTCTTCATGGCGGTGCTCTCACCGCTGCTGACGCTGGTGGCGCTCGTGGTCGGCCCGCTGCTGTGGCTGATCGCCCTGCGCAGCCGCCGGGACCTGTTCCCGGCGAACTGGCACGCCCAGCAGGAGGCCGCCGAGGTGGCCTCGACCGTCGAGGCCACCGTCACCGGTGTGCGGGTGGTCAAGGGCTTCGGGCAGGAGCAGCGGGAACTGGCCGGCCTGGAGCGGCGGGCCCGCACACTCTTCTCGTCCCGGCTGCGGGTGGTGCGCTGCACCAGCCGCTACAACCCGGCACTTCAGGCGGTGCCGGCGCTCGGCCAGGTCGCGGTGCTGGCACTCGGCGGCTGGCTGGCGCTGCACGGGCGGATCTCGCTCGGCACCTTCCTCGCCTTCACCAGTTACCTCGGCTCCTTCGTCACCCCGGTCCGCCAGGTCGCCACCCTGCTCACCGTCTGGCAGCAGGCCAGGGCAGGCACCGAACGCGTGCTGGAGGTCATCGACGAGGCACCGGTCATCACCGACGTGCCGGACGCCCGCGAACTCCCCCCTGAGCCACCCGCGTTGAGCTGGCAGGACGTCACCTTCGGCTACGGACACGCCGCCCCGCTGCTGCGCGGCCTCTCCCTCGACATCGCGGCGGGCGAGACCGTCGCCCTGATCGGCCCGGCCGGCTCCGGCAAGTCCACCGCGGCGGCGCTGCTGCCCCGCTTCTACGACGTGCCTGCCGGTGCCGTACGGGTCGGCGGCACCGATGTGCGCGAGCTGCGGCTGGCCTCGCTGCGGTCCCGGATCGGCTTCGTCTTCGAGGAGAGCCTGCTGCTCTCCGACACCGTGCGGGCCAACATCGCCTACGGCGACCCCGACGCGAGCGAGCAACGGATCAGGGAAGCCGCCAGGATCGCCCGCGCCGACGAGTTCATCGAGAACCTGCCGCAGGGGTACGACACGGTGGTCGGCGAGCAGGGCCTGACCCTGTCCGGCGGACAGCGGCAGCGGGTCGCGCTGGCCAGGGCGCTGCTGGTGGACCCGGCGGTGCTGGTGCTTGACGACGCCACCTCCGCGATCGACGCCCGGGTCGAATCGGAGATCCACACCGCGCTGCGCGAGGCCACCCGCCGGCCCACCACGCTGATCGTGGCCCACCGCAGGTCCACCCTGGAACTCGCCGACCGGATCGCGCTGCTGGACGGCGGGCGGGTGGTGGACACCGGCACGATGGACGAACTGCGGGCGCGCTCGGCGCTGTTCCGGTCGCTGCTGACCGCGGCGGAGGTGCCGGAGCCGGGTGACAGTCCCGCCCCGGGCGATCAGCCGGCGGCCCAGGACGTACCCGCCGCGCCGGCCGCCGCGGAACCGCTGCCGGCCGACGAGGAGGACCTGGTCGCGGCTCCGGCCGTGACCGCGGCGCTGTGGCGCCGCCCCGACACCGACGGGCCGGGGCGCCAGGAGGGCACCACGCTGCGGGCCGCCCAGATGATGGCGACGGCGGCGGCCACCGCGGGCCGGGGCCGGGGGCCCGGTGGCAGCGTGCTCGGCGCCGCTCCGCCCACCCCCGAACTCCTCGCCGCGCTGGCCAGGATGCCGCTGCCGGCCGGCGACCCGGACGTACCCACCGAGGAGACCAGGGCCGCCGACCCGCACTTCGGCCTCGGCGCCCTGATCCGCCCGTTCCGGGTGGCACTGCTGCTCGGCCTTGTGCTGGTCGCACTCGACGCCCTCGCGCAGATCATGGTGCCCATCCTCGTCCGGCAGGGCGTGGACGACGGCGTCAGCCGGCACTCCGGCAGCGTGCTGCTCATCGCGGCCGGCGCCGCCGCAGCCGTCGTCGCCACCGACTGGGTGATCTCCATCGCCCAGCTGCGCACCACCGGGCGCACCGGCGAACGGCTGCTCTACACCCTGCGGGTCAAGACGTACGCGCAGCTCCAGCGGCTCGGCCTGGACTACTACGAGCGCGAACTCGGCGGCCGGATCATGACCCGGATGACCACCGACGTGGACGCGCTGTCGAACTTCCTGCAGACCGGGCTGATCACCGCGGTCGTCAGCCTGCTGACCGTGCTCGGCGTCCTCGTCACCCTGCTGGTGATCGACGCCGGACTCGCCGTCGTGCTGCTGTGCGCACTGCCGCCGCTGATCGGCTCCACCGCGCTCTTCCGGCACTACTCGGTGCCCGCCTACCACGAGGCCAGGGAGCGGGTCAGCGCGGTCAACGCCAACCTGCAGGAGAACGTCACCGCCATCCGCGTCACCCAGGCGTTCCGCCGGGAAGAGCGCAACGCCCGCGACTTCGCGGTCCTCGCCTGGGGCTTCCGCGACTCCCGGCTGCGCGCCCAGCGCTACATGGGCACCTTCTTCCCCTTCGTGGAGTTCCTCGGCACCCTGTCCACCGCCGCCGTGCTCGTCGTCGGCGCCGGCCAGGTCCGCTCCGGCACCCTCACCGCCGGCACCCTGATCGCCTTCCTGCTCTACGTGGACCTCTTCTTCTCCCCGATCCAGCAGCTCTCCCAGGTCTTCGACGGCTACCAGCAGGCGGTCGTCGGCCTCGGCAGGCTGCGCACCCTCATGCGCACCCCGACCGGCACCCCGGTCGCCGAACACCCGCTGCCGGTCGAGGGGCTGCGCGGCGGGATCGAGTTCGACCAGGTGTCCTTCGGCTACACCGGCACCGGCGGACAGGAGGTGCTGCACGGGGTGGACCTGCGGATCGCCCCCGGCGAGACGGTCGCGCTGGTCGGCGCCACCGGGGCCGGCAAGTCCACCGTGATGAAACTGATCGCCCGCTTCTACGACCCCACGTCCGGTGCGGTGCGGGTGGACGGGCACGATCTGCGGGAGCTGGATCTGCCCGGATACCGCCGCAGGCTGGGGGTGGTGCCGCAGGAGGCACACCTGTTCAGCGGCACCGTGCGGGACGCCATCGCCTACGGGCGGCCCGAGGCGAGCGACGCGGAGGTGGAGGCCGCGGCGAAGGCGGTGGGCGCCCACGAGATGGTCGCGGCGCTGCCGCTCGGCTACCTCCAGCCGGTGGGGGAGCGGGGGCGGAGCCTGTCGGCCGGCCAGCGGCAGCTGCTGGCGCTGGCCCGTGCGGAACTCGTCGACCCCGACGTGCTGCTGCTGGACGAGGCCACCGCGTCGCTCGACCTGGCCACCGAGAGCCGGGTCGCCGCCGCCACTGACGCGCTGACCCGGCGCCGTACCACCCTGGTGGTCGCCCACCGCCTCACCACCGCGGCCCGGGCCGACCGCGTGGTGGTCATCGACCACGGCACCGTGGTGGAGTCCGGCACCCACGCCGGGCTGCTCGCCGCGCAGGGGCCGTACCGCAAGCTGTGGGACGCCTTCCGGCAGACCGGTGGCGGGGCGACTGTCGACCAGCTGGCGGCGGACAGCGCGGTGACCACTGCGGGGGGCTGA
- a CDS encoding putative leader peptide, which produces MTAVRVSRRTGAPVRRRAPRPLFHLAAVRTLAPGGPPVRLYGRRHIDLLRVAAALCRR; this is translated from the coding sequence GTGACCGCAGTGCGCGTGTCCCGCCGTACCGGCGCACCGGTCCGCCGCCGCGCTCCGCGCCCCCTCTTCCACCTCGCCGCCGTACGCACCCTGGCGCCCGGCGGGCCGCCGGTCCGGCTCTACGGGCGCCGGCACATCGATCTGCTGCGCGTCGCCGCGGCACTGTGTCGCCGCTGA
- the ku gene encoding non-homologous end joining protein Ku: MRSVWSGNLAFGLVSIPVKLGAAVSSHKISFRQIHLADQGRVRYQKTCELDEEVLSASDIGRAYETPDQLVEITDADLKALPLPTAKTIEINGFLDRAAVDSLQLDTPYFLAPATPAADKPYVLMREALARSGKAAVGKFAMRNSEHLALVQARDDVLVLQTLRWPDELNSPAEAAPRSNVKITDNELRLADTLIEALGEADLGQYHDEYAQAVEALVSAKLEGVQPPTAGEEGGGGKVVDLMAALQASVDQARGGDNAQEATVHQLKPTGRKKAPAKKAATKKTTGTRDDTGSAGSGSAGSGTGSSKGSSTGSSGSSGSSTGSKKSAGKKAAAKKAPAKSATSAKKTASRRRTG, from the coding sequence ATGCGCAGCGTCTGGTCCGGGAACCTGGCCTTCGGCCTGGTCTCGATCCCGGTGAAGCTCGGGGCCGCGGTGTCAAGCCACAAGATCAGCTTCCGGCAGATCCACCTGGCCGACCAGGGCCGTGTCCGCTACCAGAAGACCTGCGAACTCGACGAGGAAGTGCTCTCCGCCTCCGACATCGGGCGCGCCTACGAGACGCCGGACCAGCTGGTCGAGATCACCGACGCCGACCTCAAGGCGCTGCCGCTGCCGACCGCCAAGACCATCGAGATCAACGGCTTCCTGGACAGGGCGGCAGTCGACTCGCTCCAGCTCGACACCCCGTACTTCCTGGCGCCCGCCACCCCCGCGGCCGACAAACCGTACGTCCTGATGCGCGAGGCGCTGGCCCGGTCGGGGAAGGCGGCGGTCGGCAAGTTCGCGATGCGCAACTCCGAGCATCTGGCGCTGGTACAGGCCCGGGACGACGTCCTCGTACTGCAGACTCTGCGCTGGCCGGACGAGCTGAACTCCCCCGCCGAGGCCGCCCCCCGGAGCAACGTCAAGATCACCGACAACGAACTGCGGCTGGCCGACACCCTGATCGAGGCGCTCGGCGAGGCGGATCTCGGCCAGTACCACGACGAGTACGCACAGGCGGTGGAGGCCCTGGTCAGCGCCAAACTCGAAGGCGTGCAGCCCCCGACGGCCGGCGAGGAGGGCGGTGGCGGCAAGGTCGTCGATCTGATGGCGGCGCTCCAGGCGTCCGTGGACCAGGCCCGCGGGGGTGACAACGCGCAGGAAGCCACTGTGCACCAACTCAAGCCCACCGGCCGGAAGAAGGCCCCCGCGAAGAAGGCGGCCACGAAGAAGACCACCGGCACGCGGGACGACACCGGATCGGCCGGCTCCGGATCCGCCGGCTCCGGCACGGGGTCGTCGAAGGGGTCGTCGACCGGGTCATCCGGGTCATCCGGGTCATCCACGGGGTCGAAGAAGAGCGCGGGGAAGAAGGCCGCCGCGAAGAAGGCGCCCGCCAAATCCGCCACGTCCGCCAAGAAGACCGCCTCGCGCCGCCGGACCGGCTGA
- a CDS encoding SDR family oxidoreductase, with protein MKINGSVALVTGGNRGIGEQFVKSLLDAGASKVYASARDPKKVSVPGAVPLRLDITDPESVRAAAEQAQDVTLLINNAGIDTGASTVAGDLADFQREFDTHVFGTLRVSRAFAPVLARNGGGGILNVLSVLSWYAAPNSGGYSAAKAAEWSLTNSLRLSLADQGTQVTGLHVGYVDTDLAAHVDAPKNDPADVVAAALEGLEAGLHEVLADDLSRRVKAALAAGPEVLYPQIAGH; from the coding sequence ATGAAGATCAACGGCTCCGTCGCGCTCGTCACCGGCGGCAACCGCGGTATCGGCGAGCAGTTCGTGAAGTCCCTCCTCGACGCGGGCGCCTCCAAGGTCTACGCCTCGGCCCGCGACCCCAAGAAGGTCAGCGTCCCCGGCGCCGTCCCGCTGCGGCTCGACATCACCGACCCCGAGTCGGTCCGGGCCGCCGCCGAGCAGGCCCAGGACGTCACCCTGCTGATCAACAACGCCGGCATCGACACCGGCGCCAGCACCGTCGCCGGCGACCTCGCCGACTTCCAGCGCGAGTTCGACACCCACGTCTTCGGCACCCTGCGGGTGAGCCGCGCCTTCGCCCCCGTCCTGGCCCGCAACGGCGGCGGCGGGATCCTCAATGTGCTCTCCGTCCTGTCCTGGTACGCCGCACCGAACAGCGGCGGCTACAGCGCGGCCAAGGCCGCCGAGTGGTCGCTCACCAACTCCCTGCGCCTGTCCCTGGCCGATCAGGGCACCCAGGTCACCGGCCTGCACGTCGGCTATGTCGACACCGACCTGGCCGCCCACGTCGACGCGCCGAAGAACGACCCTGCCGATGTCGTCGCCGCGGCCCTCGAAGGCTTGGAGGCGGGCCTCCACGAGGTCCTCGCCGACGACCTCAGCAGGCGCGTCAAGGCCGCCCTCGCCGCCGGGCCGGAAGTCCTCTACCCCCAGATCGCCGGCCACTGA
- a CDS encoding GNAT family N-acetyltransferase translates to MSTSLQSPYEQVPEDSAAVLDNPAWATLTGAHRPLAEIVGSAARYPTDVAPFVAIADHRDPAGWADLATLVGPGNSFALAGVPTLPEGWATGQSGQGVQLVGTGLRPATDPEAVRLGPADVPEMLDLVERTKPGPFLPRTIELGAYWGIRRDGHLVAMAGERLRPPGWTEISAVCTDDRYRGQGLATRLVRHVAVGITDRGDTPFLHAAAVNTGAIRLYESIGFTQRAAVVFHFLTVPQDARTRD, encoded by the coding sequence ATGTCGACCAGTCTTCAGTCCCCGTACGAGCAGGTGCCGGAGGACAGCGCGGCCGTCCTGGACAACCCGGCCTGGGCCACGCTGACCGGAGCGCACCGGCCGCTGGCCGAGATCGTCGGGTCCGCCGCCCGCTACCCCACGGACGTGGCCCCGTTCGTGGCCATCGCCGACCACCGGGACCCGGCGGGCTGGGCCGACCTGGCGACCCTCGTCGGACCGGGGAACTCCTTCGCGCTCGCCGGGGTGCCGACGCTGCCCGAGGGCTGGGCCACCGGCCAGTCCGGACAGGGCGTCCAGCTGGTCGGGACCGGGCTGCGCCCCGCGACCGACCCGGAGGCGGTCCGGCTCGGTCCGGCGGACGTCCCCGAGATGCTGGACCTGGTGGAGCGCACCAAGCCGGGCCCCTTCCTGCCGCGCACCATCGAACTGGGGGCGTACTGGGGCATCCGCCGGGACGGGCACCTGGTCGCGATGGCCGGTGAGCGGCTGCGCCCGCCCGGCTGGACCGAGATCAGCGCGGTCTGCACCGACGACCGGTACCGGGGCCAGGGACTCGCCACCCGGTTGGTCCGGCACGTCGCCGTCGGCATCACCGACCGCGGCGACACGCCCTTCCTGCACGCCGCCGCGGTGAACACCGGCGCCATCCGGCTCTACGAGTCGATCGGCTTCACCCAGCGCGCCGCGGTCGTCTTCCACTTCCTGACCGTCCCGCAGGACGCGCGCACCAGGGACTGA